Proteins from a genomic interval of Haemorhous mexicanus isolate bHaeMex1 chromosome Z, bHaeMex1.pri, whole genome shotgun sequence:
- the LOC132342002 gene encoding interferon-like has translation MAAPTATRPRLPHAAPALLLLLAALAPSLACQHLWTHEDTFPGDALRLLQDMAASHTQPCHLQEPPFFPDTLLHNNLQPQQAAATALRILQHLFHTLSSNGTRQHWPSQARNHLLNKLQHHIHHLEQCLADKATPFKGPRNPLLAINKYFRDIHLFLHAHKHSACAWDHVRLEARASLQHLHNLTRAMRR, from the coding sequence aTGGCTGCGCCCACAGCCACACGGCCACGCCTGCCGCACGCCGCCCCGgcgctcctgctcctcctcgcCGCTCtggcccccagcctggcctgccaaCACCTGTGGACGCACGAGGACACCTTCCCCGGCGACGCTCTCCGCCTCCTGCAGGACATGGCTgccagccacacacagccctgccacctccaAGAGCCGCCCTTCTTCCCCGACACCCTGCTCCACAACAACCTCCAGCCGCAGCaagccgccgccaccgccctccgcatcctgcagcacctcttcCACACCCTCAGCTCCAACGGCACCCGTCAGCACTGGCCCAGCCAGGCTCGCAACCACCTCCTCAACAAGCTGCAGCACCACATCCACCACCTGGAGCAATGCCTCGCCGACAAGGCCACGCCCTTCAAAGGACCACGCAACCCGCTGCTCGCCATCAACAAGTACTTCAGGGACATCCACCTCTTCCTCCACGCCCACAAGCACAGCGCCTGCGCCTGGGACCACGTCCGCCTCGAAGCTCGTGCCTCTCTACAGCACCTCCACAACCTCACACGCGCCATGCGCCGCTAG